From one Nitrospira sp. MA-1 genomic stretch:
- a CDS encoding flagellar hook-basal body complex protein, with protein sequence MNRGIYPPLAGAITLEHRLEVLSHNIGNVHTTGFKKDKPVFATILGQTSGPSVAGIDLFPTMDGLPPDRSQGALFQTGEPLDVGLEGNGFLVAQTPDGLRYYRGGKLYRNANGNLVAHTGDPLLGKKGAITLPPGDVVIGADGTLRVNNQVVDKLRVDTIADGQETVKVGNLFWTVPDQVVADKQTTVHQGMLEQSNVNPALDMVELIKVTREYEQMQKAIKAMDELAAQAIQAGRVQG encoded by the coding sequence ATGAACCGAGGTATCTATCCCCCCTTAGCCGGGGCGATTACACTTGAACACCGCCTGGAAGTTCTCTCTCATAATATTGGGAATGTGCATACCACCGGGTTTAAAAAGGATAAGCCGGTTTTCGCCACCATCCTGGGGCAGACCTCAGGACCGTCAGTGGCGGGAATAGATTTATTTCCCACAATGGACGGGCTTCCGCCAGATCGTTCCCAAGGCGCGTTGTTTCAGACGGGAGAACCGTTAGATGTAGGGTTGGAGGGCAATGGGTTTTTGGTTGCTCAAACGCCGGATGGATTGCGCTATTACCGTGGTGGGAAATTATATCGAAATGCGAACGGTAACTTGGTGGCGCATACCGGTGACCCCCTCCTAGGAAAGAAAGGGGCTATTACTCTTCCGCCTGGGGATGTTGTGATCGGGGCCGATGGGACTCTTAGGGTCAACAATCAGGTTGTGGACAAGTTGCGGGTGGATACAATTGCGGATGGACAAGAAACGGTCAAGGTGGGCAATTTATTCTGGACCGTGCCAGATCAGGTTGTCGCCGATAAGCAGACCACGGTGCACCAAGGCATGTTGGAACAATCCAACGTGAATCCGGCTTTGGATATGGTTGAGTTGATTAAAGTGACTAGAGAATATGAACAAATGCAGAAGGCGATTAAAGCGATGGACGAACTGGCGGCTCAAGCTATTCAAGCAGGTCGGGTTCAAGGATGA